In a genomic window of Cynocephalus volans isolate mCynVol1 chromosome 1, mCynVol1.pri, whole genome shotgun sequence:
- the ADAMTS1 gene encoding A disintegrin and metalloproteinase with thrombospondin motifs 1, translated as MQPAVLARSRTCTADGDMGDTARARSSQPAPTLLLLLLLAVATALLALPGALGRPAEEDEELVLPELERAPGHGTTRLRLDAFGRLLHLELQPDRGFLAPGFTLQTVGRRPGPEELHADAAGDLAHCFYSGTVNGDPSSAAALSLCQGVRGAFYLQGEEYFIQPAPAAATERLVPTAAGEEPPARPQFHLLRRRRRGGGAKCGVMDEETLPARGLGPESEDAGAQWDWAPQHAGQPTGTGSIRKKRFVSSPRYVETMLVADQSMAEFHGSGLKHYLLTLFSVAARLYKHPSIRNSVSLVVVKILVIYEEQKGPEVTSNAALTLRNFCNWQKQHNPPSDRDAEHYDTAILFTRQDLCGAQTCDTLGMADVGTVCDPSRSCSVIEDDGLQAAFTTAHELGHVFNMPHDDAKQCASLNVVNRDSHMMASMLSNLDRSQPWSPCSAYMITSFLDNGHGECLMDKPQNPINLPSDLPGTLYDANRQCQFTFGEESKHCPDAASTCTTLWCTGTSGGVLVCQTKHFPWADGTSCGEGKWCVNGKCVNKTDKKHFDTPVHGSWGHWGPWGDCSRTCGGGVQYTMRECDNPVPKNGGKYCEGKRVRYRSCNIEDCPENNGKTFREEQCEAHNEFSKASFGSGPAVEWMPKYAGVSPKDRCKLICQAKGIGYFFVLQPKVVDGTPCSPDSTSVCVQGQCVKAGCDRIIDSKKKFDKCGICGGNGSTCKKISGSVTSAKPGYHDIVTIPTGATNIEVKQRNQRGSRNNGSFLAIKAADGTYILNGNFTLSTLEQDISYKGVVLRYSGSSAALERIRSFSPLKEPLTIQVLTVGNALRPKIKYTYFVKKKKESFNAIPTFSEWVIEEWGECSKSCGLGWQRRLVECRDINGQPASECAKEVKPASTRPCADLPCPHWQLGDWSPCSKTCGKGYKKRTLKCLSHDGGVLSHESCDSLKKPKHYIDFCTMAECS; from the exons ATGCAGCCTGCGGTCCTCGCGAGGTCCCGAACGTGCACGGCGGACGGCGACATGGGGGACACGGCGCGGGCTCGGAGCTCTCAGCCCGCGCccacgctgctgctgctgctgctgctagccGTGGCCACAGCGCTGCTGGCGTTGCCGGGTGCGCTCGGGCGCCCCGCCGAGGAGGACGAGGAGCTGGTGCTGCCGGAGCTGGAACGCGCCCCAGGACACGGGACCACGCGCCTCCGCCTGGACGCCTTTGGCCGGCTGCTGCACCTGGAGCTGCAACCCGACCGCGGCTTCCTGGCGCCCGGCTTCACGCTCCAGACCGTGGGGCGCAGACCCGGGCCCGAGGAGCTGCATGCGGACGCCGCCGGCGACCTGGCGCACTGCTTTTACTCTGGCACCGTGAATGGCGACCCCAGTTCCGCCGCCGCCCTCAGCCTCTGCCAGGGCGTACGCGGTGCCTTCTACCTGCAAGGCGAGGAGTACTTCATCCAGCCTGCGCCCGCTGCCGCCACCGAGCGCCTGGTCCCCACCGCCGCCGGGGAGGAGCCGCCAGCGAGGCCACAGTTCCATCTCCTGCGGCGGAGGCGGCGGGGCGGCGGCGCCAAGTGCGGGGTCATGGACGAAGAGACCCTGCCGGCGAGGGGCCTGGGGCCCGAGAGCGAGGACGCCGGGGCGCAGTGGGACTGGGCGCCGCAACACGCCGGACAACCAACAG gAACTGGAAGCATAAGAAAGAAGCGATTTGTGTCTAGCCCCCGCTATGTGGAAACTATGCTTGTGGCGGACCAGTCAATGGCAGAGTTCCACGGCAGTGGTCTAAAGCACTACCTTCTTACCTTGTTCTCCGTGGCAGCCAGGTTGTACAAACACCCCAGCATTCGGAATTCAGTTAGCCTGGTAGTGGTGAAGATATTGGTCATCTATGAGGAACAGAAGGGGCCAGAAGTGACCTCCAATGCTGCCCTCACTCTGCGGAACTTCTGCAACTGGCAAAAGCAGCACAACCCACCCAGTGACCGGGATGCAGAGCACTATGACACGGCGATTCTTTTCACCAGACAG GACCTGTGTGGGGCCCAAACATGTGATACTCTTGGGATGGCTGATGTTGGAACTGTGTGTGATCCGAGCAGAAGCTGCTCAGTTATAGAAGATGATGGTTTACAAGCTGCCTTCACCACAGCCCATGAATTAG GCCATGTGTTTAACATGCCACATGATGATGCAAAGCAGTGTGCCAGCCTTAATGTTGTGAACCGGGATTCCCACATGATGGCCTCAATGCTTTCCAATTTGGACCGCAGCCAGCCATGGTCTCCCTGTAGTGCCTACATGATTACGTCATTTCTGGATAATGGTCATG GGGAATGTTTGATGGACAAGCCCCAGAATCCCATAAATCTCCCGTCCGATCTCCCTGGCACCTTGTACGATGCCAATCGGCAGTGCCAGTTTACATTTGGGGAGGAGTCCAAACACTGCCCCGATGCAGCCAGCACGTGCACCACCTTGTGGTGCACTGGTACCTCTGGCGGGGTGCTGGTGTGCCAAACCAAACACTTTCCTTGGGCAGACGGCACCAGCTGTGGAGAAGGGAAATGGTGTGTCAACGGCAAGTGTGTGAACAAGACTGACAAGAAGCATTTCGAT ACTCCTGTTCatggaagctgggggcactggGGACCCTGGGGAGACTGTTCGAGGACATGTGGTGGAGGAGTGCAGTATACAATGAGGGAGTGTGACAACCCAGTCCCAAAGAACGGAGGGAAGTACTGTGAAGGCAAACGAGTGCGCTACAGGTCGTGTAACATTGAGGACTGTCCAGAAAACAATG GAAAAACCTTTAGAGAGGAACAATGTGAGGCACACAACGAGTTTTCCAAAGCTTCCTTTGGGAGTGGGCCCGCAGTGGAGTGGATGCCCAAGTATGCTGGCGTCTCCCCAAAAGACAGGTGCAAGCTCATCTGTCAAGCCAAAGGCATTGGCTACTTCTTCGTTTTACAGCCCAAG GTTGTAGATGGTACTCCGTGTAGCCCAGATTCCACCTCTGTCTGTGTGCAAGGACAGTGTGTAAAAGCTGGTTGTGATCGCATCATAGACTCCAAAAAGAAGTTTGATAAATGTGGTAtttgtggaggaaatggatctACATGCAAGAAAATATCAGGATCAGTTACTAGTGCAAA ACCTGGATATCACGATATTGTCACAATTCCGACTGGAGCCACAAACATTGAAGTGAAACAGAGGAATCAGAGGGGATCTAGAAACAATGGCAGCTTTCTTGCCATCAAAGCTGCCGATGGTACCTATATCCTTAATGGCAACTTCACTCTATCCACTTTAGAGCAAGACATTTCATACAAAGGTGTTGTCTTGAGATACAGTGGCTCTTCTGCTGCATTGGAAAGAATTCGCAGCTTTAGCCCTCTCAAAGAGCCCTTAACCATCCAGGTTCTTACTGTGGGCAATGCCCTTCGACCAAAAATTAAATACACCTATTTTgtgaagaagaagaaggaatcGTTCAATGCTATCCCTACTTTTTCAGAATGGGTCATTGAAGAGTGGGGCGAATGTTCCAAGTCATGTGGATTGGGTTGGCAGAGAAGACTGGTAGAATGCAGAGACATTAATGGACAGCCTGCTTCAGAGTGTGCAAAGGAGGTGAAGCCAGCCAGCACCAGACCTTGTGCCGACCTGCCTTGCCCCCACTGGCAGTTGGGTGATTGGTCGCCATGTTCCAAGACTTGtgggaagggttataaaaagagAACCTTGAAGTGTCTGTCCCATGATGGGGGAGTGTTGTCTCATGAGAGCTGTGATTCTTTAAAGAAACCTAAACATTACATAGACTTTTGCACGATGGCAGAATGCAGTTAA